A section of the Kribbella sp. HUAS MG21 genome encodes:
- a CDS encoding alpha/beta hydrolase-fold protein: MLPWSAEFKGRLDQTTYTSELLRGNPLGDPHERPVLVYLPPGYDDSTERYPSIYVTMGYTGHVGMWFNRVPFRQPYPELLDAMFAEEGAPKAIVVFVDSWTKYGGSQCLDSPGTGQYQSYLCDEIVPWVDATYRTVPDRDHRAVTGKSSGGYTAMVTPLLRPGVFGALATHAGDALFDVCYRPEFPERARTLRDKYDGSYDKYFEELATKTGRTTMEDLHLLEIYGYASAYSAEPDGTVLLPFDDLGAIVPEIWARWLSRDPVEMVKEPQYAEALRSLRAVWIDAGKQDEYYLDLGATAFHRAAQQVGVPEERLHFELFEGTHGGIEYRYPLAVRWLAEQLS; the protein is encoded by the coding sequence ATGCTGCCGTGGTCGGCCGAGTTCAAGGGACGCCTGGATCAGACGACGTACACGAGTGAGCTGCTGCGCGGGAACCCGCTCGGCGACCCGCACGAGCGGCCGGTGCTCGTCTACCTGCCGCCTGGGTACGACGACTCGACCGAACGGTATCCGTCGATCTACGTGACCATGGGCTACACCGGCCACGTCGGCATGTGGTTCAACCGCGTCCCGTTCCGGCAGCCGTACCCGGAGCTGCTGGACGCGATGTTCGCCGAGGAGGGCGCGCCGAAGGCGATCGTGGTGTTCGTCGACTCGTGGACGAAGTACGGCGGCAGCCAGTGCCTCGACTCGCCCGGCACCGGGCAGTACCAGTCGTACCTGTGCGACGAGATCGTGCCGTGGGTCGACGCGACGTACCGGACCGTTCCCGACCGCGACCACCGCGCCGTCACCGGCAAGTCGAGCGGCGGGTACACCGCGATGGTGACGCCGCTGCTGCGGCCGGGCGTGTTCGGGGCGCTCGCGACGCATGCGGGCGACGCGCTCTTCGACGTCTGCTACCGGCCCGAGTTCCCGGAGCGGGCGCGGACGTTGCGGGACAAGTACGACGGCAGCTACGACAAGTACTTCGAGGAGCTGGCCACCAAGACCGGCCGGACGACGATGGAGGACCTGCACCTGCTGGAGATCTACGGGTACGCGTCGGCGTACTCCGCGGAGCCCGACGGCACGGTGCTGCTGCCGTTCGACGACCTGGGCGCGATCGTGCCGGAGATCTGGGCGCGCTGGCTGTCGCGCGACCCGGTCGAGATGGTCAAGGAGCCGCAGTACGCCGAGGCGCTGCGCTCGTTGCGCGCGGTGTGGATCGACGCGGGCAAGCAGGACGAGTACTACCTCGACCTCGGCGCCACCGCGTTCCACCGCGCCGCGCAACAGGTCGGCGTACCGGAGGAGCGGCTGCACTTCGAGCTGTTCGAGGGCACGCACGGCGGCATCGAGTATCGCTACCCGCTGGCGGTGCGCTGGCTCGCGGAGCAGCTCAGCTAA
- a CDS encoding CDP-glycerol glycerophosphotransferase family protein produces the protein MAPKFSIVVPCHASRAWLRPCLDSVLGQSFADFEVIGVDDADRDGSGRILDEYAAADPRVRVLHLEENVGLGPARNAGLKECRGEYVLFLDADDTYTPGSLAAIAARIDNTNQPDIVMFDYERIFWDGRVLGSQRHDAFAREGAGVFTAAERPIFLTFLEVVWNKAYRREFLTRHGFGFTSGFYEDAPWTYSTMLTAERIATLDRIVVHYRQHRTGGNIHATSGRRQWDIFDQYDRVHAFIQSDPELTGWRRFAFDRSLDHILAVLAKPERIDPDDRAEFFHAAHAFAKRWKPDGYSTDRTARGFKRWLLIHDDYATYSTLKLSSRMLQVPSPRKTVGKLLRRGKLDPNLVAYAAYWFKQFACNPRAIYEKAAELAPHLRGVWVVDNDHVSAIPEGVEYVVADSPAYDKLLGKATYVVSNMNWPKELEKREGQIHLQTQHGTPLTTVNLPDEGKEEFLRGVDRWDFNLSSNRYSSEIWERIYPAYFEELEYGYPRNDRLLTASLDEVRAIRAGFGYDDSHLVILYAPTSGDGVDPGRLAAAAGPHARVLTTSQNARDEDLLLAADVLISDYSSITFDYANLDRPILLHLGQDRPDAYFDVAEFPPGVVARSVEELLGALRTGTFGSPEAAKHRQLFRERFCEFDDGRAAERVVRRVLLGETDVPAITPLAERSPAPSAYFVHNG, from the coding sequence ATGGCCCCCAAGTTCAGCATCGTGGTCCCCTGCCATGCCTCGCGGGCCTGGCTGCGGCCGTGCCTGGACTCGGTGCTCGGGCAGTCGTTCGCCGACTTCGAGGTGATCGGGGTGGACGACGCGGACCGGGACGGTTCCGGCCGGATCCTGGACGAGTACGCCGCCGCGGACCCGCGGGTGCGGGTGCTGCACCTGGAGGAGAACGTCGGCCTGGGACCCGCCCGGAACGCCGGGCTGAAGGAGTGCCGCGGCGAGTACGTGCTGTTCCTGGACGCCGACGACACCTACACCCCGGGTTCGCTGGCCGCGATCGCCGCCCGGATCGACAACACCAACCAGCCGGACATCGTGATGTTCGACTACGAGCGGATCTTCTGGGACGGCCGGGTGCTCGGCAGCCAGCGCCACGACGCGTTCGCGCGCGAGGGCGCCGGCGTGTTCACGGCGGCCGAGCGGCCGATCTTCCTGACCTTCCTCGAGGTCGTCTGGAACAAGGCGTACCGCCGGGAGTTCCTCACCCGGCACGGCTTCGGGTTCACCAGCGGGTTCTACGAGGACGCGCCCTGGACCTACTCCACGATGCTGACCGCCGAGCGGATCGCCACCCTCGACCGGATCGTGGTGCACTACCGGCAGCACCGCACCGGCGGCAACATCCACGCCACCAGCGGCCGCCGGCAGTGGGACATCTTCGACCAGTACGACCGGGTGCACGCGTTCATCCAGTCCGACCCGGAGCTGACCGGCTGGCGCCGGTTCGCGTTCGACCGGTCGCTGGACCACATCCTCGCCGTGCTCGCGAAGCCCGAACGGATCGACCCCGACGACCGGGCCGAGTTCTTCCACGCCGCGCACGCGTTCGCCAAGCGCTGGAAGCCCGACGGCTACAGCACCGATCGCACCGCCCGCGGGTTCAAGCGCTGGCTGCTGATCCACGACGACTACGCGACCTACTCCACGCTGAAGCTCAGCTCACGGATGCTGCAGGTCCCGAGTCCGCGCAAGACCGTCGGCAAGCTGCTGCGCCGCGGCAAGCTCGACCCGAACCTGGTCGCGTACGCCGCCTACTGGTTCAAGCAGTTCGCCTGCAACCCCCGGGCGATCTACGAGAAGGCGGCCGAGCTTGCACCGCACTTGCGCGGTGTCTGGGTCGTCGACAACGACCACGTGAGCGCGATCCCCGAGGGCGTCGAGTACGTCGTCGCGGACTCCCCGGCGTACGACAAGCTGCTCGGCAAGGCGACGTACGTCGTCAGCAACATGAACTGGCCGAAGGAGCTGGAGAAGCGCGAGGGGCAGATCCACCTGCAGACCCAGCACGGGACGCCGCTGACCACGGTGAACCTTCCGGACGAGGGCAAGGAGGAGTTCCTCCGCGGCGTCGACCGCTGGGACTTCAACCTGTCCTCGAACCGGTACTCCTCGGAGATCTGGGAGCGCATCTACCCGGCGTACTTCGAGGAGCTCGAGTACGGCTATCCGCGCAACGACCGGCTGCTCACCGCGAGCCTCGACGAGGTCCGGGCGATCCGGGCCGGATTCGGGTACGACGACTCGCACCTGGTGATCCTGTACGCGCCGACGTCGGGCGACGGTGTCGACCCGGGCCGGCTGGCGGCCGCAGCCGGTCCACACGCCCGCGTGCTCACCACCTCGCAGAACGCGCGGGACGAGGACCTGCTGCTGGCGGCGGACGTGCTGATCTCGGACTACTCGTCGATCACCTTCGACTACGCCAACCTCGACCGGCCGATCCTGCTGCACCTCGGCCAGGACCGGCCGGACGCGTACTTCGACGTCGCCGAGTTCCCGCCCGGCGTGGTGGCACGGTCCGTCGAGGAACTGCTCGGCGCGCTCCGGACCGGGACGTTCGGCTCGCCCGAGGCGGCCAAGCACCGGCAGCTGTTCCGGGAGAGGTTCTGCGAGTTCGACGACGGGCGCGCGGCCGAGCGCGTCGTCCGGCGGGTGCTGCTGGGCGAGACCGACGTACCGGCGATCACCCCGCTGGCCGAGCGGTCCCCGGCGCCGTCGGCGTACTTCGTGCATAATGGCTGA
- a CDS encoding GNAT family N-acetyltransferase — protein sequence MSWPEGIEARPIDKGDVEAWAALMAAKEKVDQDGENYSPEDLSEELDLPHLDLPRDSLGLWADGRMIGYGIAHVATSVVDVDRVRAEGTIDPEWRRRGLGTALMHWLIRRAGELHAAKHPESPGQVGAGTNSDNVSAISMLERLGFKPERFFFDMRRPLDQPVPEVQLADGLRLASYDPAYEESLRQAHFEAFSDHWGWTPPTVEAWRQRSVGARAFRGAQSYVVLDGDTVAAYVNCFEWEADTEATGVRELYIGQVGTRRAYRGRGLARATLAKVLAEAAQAGYERASLGVDADNPTGALGLYERLGFTTHKKFTNYQLPIRSDV from the coding sequence ATGAGCTGGCCGGAGGGGATCGAAGCGCGCCCGATCGACAAGGGCGACGTCGAAGCGTGGGCGGCGTTGATGGCTGCCAAGGAGAAGGTCGACCAGGACGGCGAGAACTACAGCCCGGAGGATCTGTCCGAGGAGCTGGATCTCCCGCACCTCGACCTGCCGCGGGACAGCCTCGGCCTGTGGGCCGACGGCCGGATGATCGGCTACGGCATCGCGCACGTCGCGACGTCCGTGGTGGACGTCGACCGCGTGCGCGCCGAGGGCACGATCGACCCGGAGTGGCGGCGGCGCGGCCTCGGTACGGCGCTGATGCACTGGCTGATCCGGCGCGCCGGCGAACTGCACGCGGCCAAGCACCCGGAGTCGCCCGGTCAGGTCGGCGCCGGCACGAACAGCGACAACGTCAGCGCGATCAGCATGCTGGAGCGGCTGGGGTTCAAGCCCGAGCGGTTCTTCTTCGACATGCGGCGGCCGCTCGACCAGCCGGTGCCCGAGGTGCAGCTGGCCGACGGACTGCGGCTGGCGTCGTACGACCCGGCGTACGAGGAGTCGCTGCGGCAGGCGCACTTCGAGGCCTTCTCCGACCACTGGGGCTGGACGCCGCCGACCGTCGAGGCCTGGCGGCAGCGTTCCGTCGGAGCGCGGGCGTTCCGCGGCGCGCAGTCGTACGTCGTGCTGGACGGCGACACCGTGGCGGCGTACGTGAACTGCTTCGAGTGGGAGGCGGACACCGAGGCGACCGGGGTCCGCGAGCTCTACATCGGCCAGGTCGGCACCCGGCGCGCGTACCGCGGCCGCGGGCTGGCACGCGCCACCCTGGCGAAGGTGCTGGCCGAGGCCGCACAGGCCGGCTACGAGCGGGCCTCGCTCGGCGTCGACGCCGACAACCCGACCGGAGCCCTCGGCCTGTACGAGCGCCTCGGCTTCACCACTCACAAGAAGTTCACGAACTACCAGCTGCCGATCCGCTCAGACGTGTGA
- the argS gene encoding arginine--tRNA ligase has protein sequence MSAVLPVLSTRLSAAATAAFGTSYDPELRSATKPEFGHFQSNLALRIGNALGKPPREIAAQLVAALDIDDLCRPPEIAGPGFINLTLLPQTLAKAVNEPETFGSNGQRVVVDYSQPNVAKQMHVGHLRSTVIGDALCNVLRFVGYDVVRQNHVGDWGTQYGMMIEQLLDEGITAESLDLEGLQRLYERSRKHFDADGTFADRSRLRVVALQSGDPETRAIWRHMVDVSLDDFDKVYALLGSALTRQDVYGESAYNDDLPHVVDDLLKQGLLVESEGAMCAFLPGYLGRDGEPLPVIVRKSDGGFGYSATDLAAVRHRVNTLHADRIVYVVDHRQALHFDMIVTLARTAHWLDVPAEHVSFGTVLGPNGKPFKTREGGTIKLVELLTGAVDRADALLAGREGINREATARAVGIGAVKYADLSSDRGNDYVFDLDRMVAMTGNTGPYLQYAHARLTRLLAKAGQDATEVTELEDPAEQRLALLLTGFAATVEQVAETLQPHRLCTYLYDVASALSVFYEQCPVLSSEGETRASRIALCTATRKVLQDGLGLLGIEAPDAM, from the coding sequence ATGTCCGCAGTTCTGCCTGTCCTGTCCACCAGACTGTCCGCTGCCGCCACGGCCGCGTTCGGTACGTCGTACGACCCGGAGCTGCGGTCCGCCACGAAGCCGGAGTTCGGGCACTTCCAGAGCAATCTCGCGCTCCGGATCGGCAACGCGCTCGGCAAGCCGCCGCGGGAGATTGCGGCACAGCTCGTCGCCGCGCTCGACATCGACGACCTGTGCCGGCCGCCCGAGATCGCGGGTCCGGGGTTCATCAACCTCACGCTGCTGCCGCAGACGCTCGCCAAGGCGGTCAACGAGCCGGAGACGTTCGGAAGCAACGGCCAGCGCGTGGTCGTCGACTACTCCCAGCCGAACGTGGCCAAGCAGATGCACGTCGGTCATCTCCGGTCGACGGTGATCGGCGACGCGCTCTGCAACGTCCTGCGGTTCGTCGGGTACGACGTCGTCCGGCAGAACCACGTCGGCGACTGGGGCACGCAGTACGGGATGATGATCGAGCAGTTGCTCGACGAAGGCATCACCGCCGAATCCCTGGATCTGGAGGGGTTGCAGCGGCTGTACGAGCGGAGCCGGAAGCATTTCGATGCCGACGGCACCTTTGCCGACCGGTCGCGGTTGCGGGTGGTCGCGCTGCAGTCGGGCGACCCGGAGACGCGGGCGATCTGGCGGCACATGGTCGACGTGTCGCTGGACGACTTCGACAAGGTGTACGCGCTGCTCGGGTCCGCCCTGACCAGGCAGGACGTGTACGGCGAGAGCGCCTACAACGACGACCTCCCGCACGTCGTCGACGACCTGCTGAAGCAGGGACTGCTGGTCGAGTCCGAGGGTGCGATGTGCGCGTTCCTGCCCGGCTACCTCGGCCGCGACGGCGAGCCGCTGCCGGTGATCGTCCGGAAGTCCGACGGCGGATTCGGCTACAGCGCGACCGATCTGGCCGCGGTACGCCACCGGGTCAACACCCTGCACGCCGATCGGATCGTCTACGTGGTCGACCACCGGCAGGCGCTGCACTTCGACATGATCGTCACACTCGCGAGAACGGCCCACTGGCTCGACGTTCCAGCTGAACACGTCTCCTTCGGCACTGTCCTCGGACCGAACGGAAAGCCCTTCAAAACAAGGGAAGGCGGCACGATCAAGCTCGTCGAGCTGCTGACCGGTGCGGTCGACCGGGCCGACGCGCTGCTGGCCGGTCGCGAGGGCATCAATCGGGAGGCGACCGCGCGGGCCGTCGGCATCGGCGCGGTGAAGTACGCCGACCTGTCGAGCGACCGGGGCAACGACTACGTGTTCGACCTCGACCGGATGGTCGCGATGACCGGCAACACCGGCCCGTACCTGCAGTACGCGCACGCCCGGCTCACGCGGCTGCTCGCCAAGGCCGGCCAGGACGCGACAGAGGTCACCGAGCTCGAGGACCCCGCCGAACAACGGCTGGCACTCCTGCTCACCGGCTTCGCCGCGACCGTCGAGCAGGTCGCCGAAACCCTGCAACCGCACAGGCTCTGCACCTACCTGTACGACGTGGCGTCGGCGCTGTCCGTGTTCTACGAGCAGTGCCCGGTGCTGAGCAGCGAAGGCGAGACCAGAGCAAGCCGGATCGCCCTCTGCACGGCGACCCGGAAGGTGTTGCAGGATGGACTCGGCCTGCTCGGGATCGAGGCCCCCGACGCGATGTGA